The following are from one region of the Corylus avellana chromosome ca1, CavTom2PMs-1.0 genome:
- the LOC132173685 gene encoding rust resistance kinase Lr10-like, protein MTHFFRDKLGEGSYGGVYKGKLQDGCLMAVKVLNESREYLHRGCNTRILHFDIKPHNILLDKSFCPKISNFVLAKICHREKSIISMLGARGTAGYIAPEVLCRNFGGVSHKSDVYIYSYGMMVFEMVRGRSIDRLEQDEDLGLHGLMNEEDHESVRKMIIVSLWCIQTDPSNRPPMSRVVNMFEGSLEYLQVPPKPFLFSPSRSEDY, encoded by the exons ATGACCCATTTTTTTAGAGATAAATTAGGCGAAGGGAGTTATGGTGGTGTCTACAAAGGGAAGTTACAAGATGGTTGCCTCATGGCAGTGAAGGTTCTGAACGAATCAAGAG AATACTTACATAGAGGTTGCAACACACGAATCTTGCATTTTGATATAAAGCCTCATAATATTCTTTTGGACAAGAGCTTCTGCCCAAAGATTTCTAATTTTGTCCTTGCAAAAATATGCCATAGAGAAAAGAGTATCATATCAATGTTGGGTGCAAGAGGGACTGCAGGATATATAGCTCCAGAAGTACTTTGTAGAAATTTTGGAGGAGTATCTCACAAGTCagatgtttatatatatagctacGGAATGATGGTATTTGAAATGGTTAGGGGAAGGAGTATAGAT CGTCTTGAACAAGATGAAGATCTAGGACTGCATGGCCTTATGAATGAAGAGGATCATGAAAGTGTAAGGAAGATGATAATAGTGAGTTTATGGTGCATACAAACCGACCCTTCAAATCGGCCACCAATGAGTAGAGTTGTAAATATGTTTGAAGGAAGCCTTGAATACTTGCAAGTGCCACCCAAGCCTTTCTTGTTTTCACCATCAAGATCAGAAGATTATTAG
- the LOC132184987 gene encoding LEAF RUST 10 DISEASE-RESISTANCE LOCUS RECEPTOR-LIKE PROTEIN KINASE-like 2.1 encodes MKEASFVGTLVSPISPMISLICILVFFFLLRKSYGADDPHFIRCSVPKNCGDGQNITFPFFIQGSQHENYFCGQTGFPVSCKTNGQPTITIAGINYTIHQIFDQNQTIRVSNPDFSNSNTDCFSLTKNISLPGVQFELVPNQSNLFLLYNCSNNSSSLPSDLHFYTGCHGEKILALSQGDPKLGDVSNECKTRVVAPVEATYGVENNDEIRGALENGFWLKWKATTVCSLCEESGGFCGSEVDGNSSYGYRCFCADRPHRVRCKIPASVAGSNKTILAIALAISAGIGAVMVVICCIRGKFSSNKIIYFWKKESRNHQTIKAFLRNHGPIAIRRYSYSDVKKITNFFRDKLGEGGYGGVYKGKLQDGCLVAVKVLKESRGNGEEFINEVASISRTSHVNIVTLMGFCFEGSKRALIYEFMPNGSLEKFIYKENPSMGTNRQLEWITLYNIALGIARGLEYLHRGCNTRILHFDIKPHNILLDENYCPKISDFGLAKICPREKSIISILGARGTPGYIAPEVFSRNFGRISHKSDVYSYGMMIFEMVGGRRNINVEVDRTSEIFFPHWIYKRLEHNEDLGLLGLMNEEDHKCAKKMIVVSLWCIQADPSSRPPMSRVMNMLEGSLESLQVPSKPFLSSPSRSPEDSSTTRGSIQYDSEMPLNASFL; translated from the exons ATGAAAGAGGCAAGCTTCGTGGGCACCCTTGTATCACCCATTTCTCCAATGATAAGCCTCATCTGCATCCTCgtctttttctttctacttAGAAAATCCTATGGTGCGGACGACCCACACTTCATAAGGTGCAGTGTTCCCAAAAATTGTGGCGATGGCCAAAACATAACATTTCCCTTCTTCATCCAAGGTAGCCAGCACGAAAACTACTTTTGTGGCCAAACTGGATTCCCGGTCTCTTGCAAAACCAATGGCCAACCTACTATCACCATAGCCGGTATCAACTACACCATCCACCAAATTTTCGACCAAAACCAGACCATTCGCGTCTCAAACCCTGACTTTTCTAATTCAAACACCGATTgcttttctttaacaaaaaacaTATCCCTTCCCGGTGTACAATTCGAGTTAGTACCAAATCAAAGCAATCTATTTCTGCTTTATAATTGCAGCAATAACTCTTCGTCGCTTCCCAGTGATTTACATTTTTATACCGGTTGTCATGGGGAAAAGATTCTGGCCCTGTCTCAAGGCGACCCGAAGCTGGGAGACGTGTCAAACGAGTGCAAAACTCGGGTGGTAGCACCAGTTGAAGCTACTTATGGGGTTGAGAATAACGATGAGATTAGAGGGGCCCTGGAAAATGGGTTTTGGCTGAAATGGAAGGCCACCACCGTCTGCAGCCTTTGCGAGGAAAGTGGAGGGTTTTGTGGGTCCGAGGTCGACGGCAACAGTAGCTACGGTTACCGGTGCTTCTGCGCCGATAGACCTCACCGTGTGCGCTGTAAAATTCCTG CTTCTGTTGCAGGGAGTAACAAAACGATACTGGCGATAGCATTAG CTATATCTGCTGGAATTGGAGCTGTGATGGTTGTAATCTGCTGCATCAGGGGAAAGTTCTCATccaacaaaattatttatttttggaagaaGGAAAGTCGAAACCATCAAACTATCAAGGCCTTTCTAAGGAACCATGGGCCTATTGCTATTAGAAGATACAGTTATTCAGATGTCAAAAAAATAACCAACTTCTTTAGAGATAAATTAGGCGAAGGGGGATATGGTGGTGTCTACAAAGGGAAGTTACAAGATGGTTGTCTCGTGGCAGTGAAGGTTCTGAAAGAATCAAGAGGTAATGGAGAGGAATTCATTAATGAGGTTGCAAGCATTAGTAGGACCTCCCATGTCAACATTGTTACTCTTATGGGCTTTTGCTTTGAGGGTTCCAAAAGAGCTCTCATCTATGAGTTTATGCCAAACGGATCTCTCGAGAAGttcatatataaagaaaatcCCTCAATGGGCACTAATCGTCAATTGGAATGGATAACATTATACAATATTGCACTTGGCATTGCTCGAGGATTAGAATACTTGCATAGAGGTTGCAACACAAGAATCTTGCATTTTGATATAAAGCCTCACAATATTCTTTTGGATGAGAACTACTGTCCAAAGATTTCTGATTTTGGTCTTGCAAAAATATGCCCTAGAGAAAAGAGTATCATATCAATCTTAGGTGCAAGAGGGACTCCAGGATATATAGCTCCAGAAgtattttctagaaattttggTAGAATTTCTCACAAGTCCGACGTTTATAGCTACGGAATGATGATTTTTGAAATGGTTGGAGGAAGAAGGAATATAAATGTCGAGGTTGATCGTACcagtgaaatattttttccgCATTGGATTTATAAGCGTCTTGAACACAATGAAGATCTAGGACTGCTGGGCCTTATGAATGAAGAAGATCACAAATGTGCAAAGAAGATGATAGTAGTGAGTTTGTGGTGCATACAGGCTGACCCTTCAAGCCGACCACCAATGAGTAGAGTTATGAATATGTTGGAAGGGAGTCTTGAATCCTTGCAAGTACCATCCAAGCCTTTTTTGTCTTCGCCATCAAGATCACCAGAAGATTCTTCGACAACAAGGGGTTCAATACAGTATGATTCTGAAATGCCTTTAAATGcatcttttctttaa
- the LOC132184997 gene encoding LEAF RUST 10 DISEASE-RESISTANCE LOCUS RECEPTOR-LIKE PROTEIN KINASE-like 2.1, giving the protein MKEASFVSPISPMITHMICILFFSFLVRKSCGVDDPQFLRCRVPQNCGDGQNLTFPFFIQGTQRENYSCGHPGFPISCNINGQPTFTIVDSNYSIHKIFYKNQTIRVSNAIFSNSNTDCIPLIKNISFPLVRFELAPKQRNLVLLYNFSNNSSALPGDLQFYDGCYGEKVLALSEDDPKLKDVSNKCKTRVVAPVEAAAYGGENHDEIRGVLGNGFWLKWKASDCSICEDSGGICGSKLDNNSNVRFQCFCADRPHHVRCSIPGSNKTILATAVAALSVGIGAVMVVIYYFRRKYLPNKIIYFWKKESLNHQAVEDFLRNYGPIAIRRYNYSEIKRMTNFFIDKLGEGGYGSVYKGKLDDGCLVAVKVLKESSGNGEEFINEVASISRTSHVNIVSLMGFCFEGSKRALIYEFMPNGSLEKFIYKESSSKANRQLEWETLYKIALGIARGLEYLHRGCNTRILHFDIKPHNILLDESFCPKISDFGLAKICPREKSIISMLGARGTIGYIAPEVFCRNFGGVSHKSDVYSYGMMVFEMVRGRRIDVKNDSTSEIFFPHWIYKRLEQDEDLGLQGLMNEEDHESARKMIIVSLWCIQTDPSNRPPMSRVVNMFEGSLEYLQVPPKPFLFSPSRSEDY; this is encoded by the exons ATGAAAGAGGCAAGCTTTGTATCACCCATTTCTCCAATGATAACCCACATGATCTGcatcctcttcttttccttcctaGTCAGAAAATCCTGTGGTGTGGACGACCCACAGTTCCTAAGGTGCAGAGTTCCCCAAAACTGTGGTGATGGCCAAAACCTAACATTCCCCTTCTTCATCCAAGGTACCCAGCGGGAAAACTACTCTTGTGGCCACCCTGGATTCCCGATCTCTTGCAACATCAATGGCCAACCCACTTTCACCATAGTCGATAGCAACTACTCCATCCAcaaaattttctacaaaaacCAGACCATTCGCGTCTCAAACGCTATCTTTTCTAATTCAAACACCGATTGCATTcctttaataaaaaacatatcCTTTCCTCTTGTCCGATTTGAGCTAGCACCAAAACAGAGGAATCTAGTTCTGCTTTATAATTTCAGCAACAACTCTTCGGCACTGCCAGGTGATTTACAGTTTTATGACGGTTGTTATGGGGAAAAGGTTCTGGCCCTGTCTGAAGACGACCCGAAGCTGAAGGACGTGTCAAACAAGTGCAAAACTCGGGTGGTAGCTCCCGTTGAAGCTGCTGCTTATGGGGGTGAGAATCACGATGAGATTAGAGGGGTCCTGGGAAATGGGTTTTGGCTGAAATGGAAGGCCAGCGACTGCAGTATTTGCGAGGATAGTGGAGGGATTTGTGGGTCCAAGCTCGACAACAACAGTAACGTCCGTTTCCAGTGCTTCTGCGCCGATAGACCTCACCATGTTCGCTGTAGTATCCCCG GGAGTAACAAAACGATACTGGCGACAGCAGTAG CCGCTTTATCTGTTGGAATTGGAGCTGTGATGGTTGTAATCTACTACTTTAGGAGAAAGTACTtacccaataaaattatttatttttggaagaaGGAAAGTCTAAACCATCAGGCCGTCGAGGACTTTTTAAGAAACTATGGACCTATTGCTATTAGAAGATACAATTATTCAGAAATCAAGAGAATGACCAACTTCTTTATAGATAAATTAGGTGAAGGAGGTTATGGTAGTGTTTACAAGGGAAAGTTAGACGATGGATGTCTTGTGGCAGTGAAGGTTTTGAAAGAATCAAGTGGTAATGGAGAGGAATTCATTAATGAAGTTGCAAGCATTAGTAGGACCTCCCATGTCAACATTGTCTCTCTTATGGGCTTTTGCTTTGAAGGTTCTAAAAGAGCTCTTATCTATGAGTTTATGCCTAACGGATCTCTCGAGAAGTTCATATATAAAGAAAGTTCTTCAAAGGCTAATCGACAATTGGAATGGGAGACATTATACAAGATTGCACTTGGCATTGCTCGAGGATTAGAGTACTTACATAGAGGTTGCAACACACGAATATTGCATTTTGATATAAAGCCTCATAATATTCTTTTGGACGAGAGCTTCTGCCCAAAGATttctgattttggccttgcaaaAATATGCCCTAGAGAAAAGAGTATCATATCAATGTTGGGTGCAAGAGGGACTATAGGATATATAGCTCCAGAAGTATTTTGTAGAAATTTTGGAGGAGTATCTCACAAGTCAGATGTTTATAGTTATGGAATGATGGTTTTTGAAATGGTTAGGGGAAGGAGAATAGATGTCAAGAATGATAGTACcagtgaaatattttttccgCATTGGATTTACAAGCGCCTTGAACAAGATGAAGATCTAGGACTGCAGGGCCTTATGAATGAAGAGGATCACGAAAGTGCAAGGAAGATGATAATAGTGAGTTTATGGTGCATACAAACTGACCCTTCAAATCGGCCACCAATGAGTAGAGTTGTAAATATGTTTGAAGGGAGCCTTGAATACTTGCAAGTGCCACCCAAGCCTTTCTTGTTTTCGCCATCAAGATCAGAAGATTATTAG